The Martelella sp. AD-3 genome includes a region encoding these proteins:
- the glgA gene encoding glycogen synthase GlgA, giving the protein MKVLSVASEIYPLIKTGGLADVAGALPLALAGLGVETRTIVPGYPAIMKAVEGHAEKVHTFGDLFGEWATLHAARYEGLDLLILDIPALFGRFGNPYNSASGEGYSDNWRRFGALSKAAAEVAAGVLPGWEPDLVHCHDWQAALTPVYMRFADVPEKPSILTIHNIAFQGTFGPEIFPWLGLPAHAMAVDGVEYYGNVGFLKGGLQTAWAVTTVSPTYAREIQTPQYGMGLEGLIAARAHTVHGIVNGIDTDVWNPTTDKTLASRYTPSRLRLREPNRQVLSERFGLDDDNSPIFCVVSRLTWQKGMDLLAEAIGPLVAMGGKLAVLGTGEHHLEEAFRNAVRLYPGRVGTIIGYDETLSHIQQAGADAILIPSRFEPCGLTQLYGLRYGCVPVVARTGGLADTIIDANPAALDMKAATGIQFSPVETWSLVHALRRAVNLFDDKKNWMHMQKQGMKSDVSWKSSAKLYADLYSSLFV; this is encoded by the coding sequence ATGAAGGTCCTTTCCGTTGCGTCGGAAATCTACCCGTTGATCAAGACGGGTGGCCTTGCCGATGTGGCAGGCGCCTTGCCGCTTGCCCTTGCCGGCCTCGGCGTCGAAACCCGCACCATCGTTCCGGGTTACCCGGCAATCATGAAGGCGGTCGAGGGGCATGCCGAAAAGGTTCACACCTTCGGCGACCTTTTCGGGGAATGGGCAACGCTCCACGCAGCCAGATACGAGGGCCTCGACCTTCTGATCCTGGACATTCCGGCGCTTTTCGGCCGTTTCGGCAATCCCTACAATTCCGCGAGCGGGGAAGGTTATTCCGACAACTGGCGCCGTTTCGGGGCGCTGTCCAAAGCGGCGGCGGAAGTTGCCGCCGGCGTGCTGCCGGGATGGGAGCCGGACCTCGTCCACTGCCATGACTGGCAGGCGGCGTTGACGCCGGTCTACATGCGTTTTGCCGACGTTCCGGAGAAACCGTCGATCCTCACCATCCACAACATCGCGTTTCAGGGCACGTTCGGACCCGAGATCTTCCCCTGGCTCGGCCTTCCGGCCCATGCGATGGCCGTGGACGGCGTCGAGTATTACGGCAATGTCGGCTTCCTGAAGGGCGGCTTGCAGACCGCCTGGGCGGTGACCACCGTCAGCCCCACCTATGCGCGCGAGATCCAGACGCCGCAATACGGCATGGGGCTCGAAGGCCTGATCGCCGCGCGCGCGCATACCGTCCACGGTATCGTCAATGGCATCGACACCGATGTCTGGAACCCGACGACGGACAAGACGCTCGCCAGCCGCTACACGCCGAGCCGTCTGCGCCTGCGCGAACCCAACCGGCAGGTCCTGAGCGAACGCTTCGGCCTTGATGACGACAATTCGCCGATCTTCTGCGTCGTCTCGCGCCTGACCTGGCAGAAGGGCATGGACCTTCTCGCCGAAGCCATCGGACCGCTGGTGGCGATGGGCGGCAAGCTCGCCGTTCTCGGCACCGGCGAGCATCACCTGGAGGAAGCCTTCCGCAACGCGGTGCGGCTCTATCCCGGGCGCGTCGGCACGATCATCGGCTATGACGAGACGCTGTCGCATATCCAGCAGGCCGGCGCCGATGCCATCCTCATTCCCTCGCGTTTCGAACCCTGCGGCCTGACCCAGCTTTACGGCCTGCGCTATGGCTGCGTGCCGGTTGTCGCGCGCACCGGCGGTCTGGCCGACACCATCATCGACGCCAATCCGGCCGCGCTCGATATGAAGGCGGCAACGGGCATCCAGTTCTCGCCGGTGGAAACCTGGTCGCTGGTCCACGCCCTGCGCCGCGCCGTCAACCTTTTCGACGACAAGAAAAACTGGATGCATATGCAGAAACAGGGCATGAAGAGCGACGTGTCCTGGAAATCCAGCGCCAAACTTTACGCCGACCTTTATTCAAGCCTATTCGTGTGA